The following coding sequences lie in one Hyphobacterium sp. CCMP332 genomic window:
- a CDS encoding YdcH family protein codes for MSHTPHELAADFPEYAEQLHLLKESDAHFQKLADAYHTLNREIHRAETNVEPTSDEHLTEMRKRRMVLKDDINTLLKAAAQNP; via the coding sequence ATGAGCCATACCCCCCATGAACTCGCAGCGGATTTTCCGGAATATGCCGAACAGCTGCACCTGTTGAAAGAAAGCGACGCCCACTTTCAAAAACTGGCGGATGCCTATCACACGCTGAATCGTGAAATCCACCGGGCCGAAACCAATGTCGAGCCGACCTCGGATGAACATCTGACGGAGATGCGCAAACGCCGCATGGTTCTGAAAGATGACATCAACACCCTGTTGAAAGCCGCCGCGCAAAATCCCTGA
- a CDS encoding bifunctional 2-polyprenyl-6-hydroxyphenol methylase/3-demethylubiquinol 3-O-methyltransferase UbiG, translated as MSYELGFDWNRSVTTGQDCPICRTPGPHAHKVTSSTPASPVGRADYFECRNCHGVFAVPFSYPDYSEDYDFADYLRFYQEVGAGLEAMTQPLDLALSLRPAASLIDVGCGVPFVVDYARREYGLQAEGLDPSNYGRRGGESLGVDVIGELLGAGSRFDGQTFDILYSSEVIEHVEDPAAFLETLVSHLNPEGILILTTPNAENLGPHNDSLTNVSIVWPGIHHALFTPAAMERALKSAGLYHCHISTATGHIVALASRSPLSIPEQSPPSRLTPYLERDFPGLPLLEGGNLFRLLRQAVGLGNWTEAREIRDTLSARIHTDYGWDVYDMDRFVAAAANEPAPGLFAAFPYFAGCLPFYFGMVDFQSSPRNLDSAASFLKAQIEIGETLTGGDPLWWGEIAHIHQPAAFNLGMVHLIGGQVEPAIAALEQSLVSPAAGSLASLGRRSLALETTARLQLALAYAKAGRFDDSDQTFAQAMACVETEPACAFLETMANTLQSAIKALR; from the coding sequence ATGTCTTACGAACTCGGATTTGACTGGAACCGCTCTGTGACGACAGGGCAGGATTGCCCGATCTGCCGGACACCCGGCCCGCACGCCCACAAGGTGACATCCTCTACACCTGCCAGCCCCGTTGGAAGGGCAGATTATTTCGAATGCAGGAACTGCCACGGCGTTTTTGCCGTTCCGTTTTCCTATCCCGACTATTCAGAAGACTATGATTTTGCAGACTATCTGAGATTCTATCAGGAGGTCGGTGCGGGTCTGGAAGCCATGACCCAGCCTCTGGATCTGGCCCTGTCATTGCGGCCAGCGGCTTCGCTGATTGATGTCGGCTGCGGAGTGCCCTTTGTGGTCGACTATGCGCGCCGCGAATACGGCCTTCAGGCGGAAGGGCTCGATCCATCGAACTATGGCCGCCGGGGCGGCGAAAGCCTGGGCGTCGACGTGATCGGCGAACTCCTCGGGGCGGGTTCCCGGTTTGACGGCCAGACCTTTGATATTCTCTATTCCAGCGAGGTGATAGAGCACGTCGAGGACCCGGCAGCCTTTCTTGAAACCCTGGTCAGCCATCTGAACCCGGAAGGCATTCTCATTCTGACCACACCGAATGCCGAAAACCTGGGACCACACAACGACAGCCTGACAAATGTATCCATCGTCTGGCCCGGAATTCATCACGCCCTGTTCACGCCCGCCGCCATGGAAAGAGCCCTGAAGTCAGCCGGCCTGTATCACTGCCATATTTCTACAGCGACCGGCCATATCGTGGCGCTGGCCAGCCGGTCGCCCCTGTCCATTCCCGAACAATCACCACCATCGCGTCTGACACCCTATCTCGAGCGTGATTTTCCTGGCCTGCCACTTCTGGAGGGCGGCAATCTGTTTCGCTTGCTGCGCCAGGCTGTAGGCTTGGGAAACTGGACGGAAGCCCGCGAAATTCGCGACACATTGAGCGCCCGCATCCACACCGATTATGGCTGGGATGTCTATGACATGGACCGCTTTGTCGCGGCGGCCGCAAATGAGCCCGCGCCTGGCCTTTTTGCCGCTTTTCCCTATTTTGCCGGCTGTCTGCCCTTCTATTTCGGCATGGTTGATTTTCAGTCTTCGCCTCGAAATCTCGATTCGGCGGCGAGTTTTCTGAAGGCGCAGATCGAGATCGGTGAAACGCTCACCGGCGGCGATCCGCTCTGGTGGGGCGAGATCGCACACATCCATCAACCGGCCGCTTTCAACCTCGGCATGGTCCATCTGATTGGAGGGCAGGTCGAGCCGGCCATCGCCGCATTGGAGCAGAGCCTGGTCAGCCCTGCGGCGGGCAGCCTCGCATCATTGGGGCGCCGGAGCCTCGCTCTCGAGACCACGGCGCGCCTGCAACTGGCGCTGGCATATGCCAAAGCCGGGCGGTTTGACGACTCGGACCAGACTTTTGCGCAAGCCATGGCCTGCGTCGAGACAGAGCCGGCCTGTGCCTTTCTCGAAACCATGGCCAACACGCTGCAATCAGCGATCAAGGCGTTGCGCTAG
- a CDS encoding cystathionine gamma-synthase, translating into MKMSGDNQQFATRCIHAGQAPDPSTGAIMTPIYQTSTYVQTSPGEFIGNYDYSRSANPTRTALEANLASLEGGKHGIAFSSGVASLAACIHLLKSGDHVLLCDDVYGGTFRMFNNVFAQLGIEFSRVDMTDLDATRAAMTNKTKLVWLETPTNPTLKVIDIEAVAQIAHDGGAICVVDNTFASPYLQNPLALGADIVSHSCTKYLGGHSDLVGGALITANAELAEKLTYIQNSVGAVPAPMDCFLLLRSTKTLHVRMQRHCENAGKIADWLSGKNGIGRVIYPGMDNHPQHKIAARQMRGFGGMITMTLTGGLPASRRFLETLKIFSLAESLGGVESLVEHPAIMTHASVDADKRAALGIDDGLVRLSCGIEDAGDLIADLEQALEAANAV; encoded by the coding sequence ATGAAGATGAGCGGAGACAATCAGCAATTTGCGACGCGGTGCATTCATGCCGGGCAGGCGCCGGATCCGTCGACGGGCGCGATCATGACGCCCATCTACCAGACCTCGACCTATGTGCAGACCAGCCCGGGCGAATTCATTGGCAATTATGACTATTCGCGCTCGGCGAATCCGACGCGCACGGCGCTGGAAGCCAATCTGGCGAGTCTGGAAGGCGGCAAGCACGGGATTGCCTTTTCATCGGGCGTTGCCTCTCTGGCCGCCTGTATTCACCTTCTGAAATCCGGTGACCACGTTCTTTTGTGCGACGACGTCTATGGCGGCACATTCCGCATGTTCAATAATGTCTTCGCGCAGCTGGGGATCGAGTTTTCACGCGTCGACATGACGGACCTTGACGCGACACGCGCGGCCATGACGAACAAGACCAAGTTGGTCTGGCTGGAAACGCCGACGAATCCGACACTGAAAGTGATCGATATCGAAGCCGTGGCGCAGATTGCCCATGACGGCGGTGCGATTTGCGTCGTAGATAATACGTTCGCGTCACCCTATCTGCAGAATCCTCTGGCGCTGGGTGCGGACATCGTCTCGCACTCCTGCACCAAATATCTCGGCGGGCACTCCGATCTGGTCGGTGGCGCGCTGATTACGGCCAATGCAGAGCTGGCGGAAAAGCTCACCTATATCCAGAATTCCGTGGGTGCCGTGCCGGCCCCGATGGATTGCTTCCTGCTGCTGCGCTCGACAAAAACCCTGCATGTCCGCATGCAGCGCCATTGCGAAAATGCCGGGAAGATCGCCGACTGGCTGTCTGGTAAAAATGGTATTGGCCGTGTGATCTATCCGGGCATGGACAACCACCCCCAACACAAGATCGCGGCCAGGCAGATGCGGGGCTTTGGCGGCATGATCACGATGACGCTGACCGGCGGCCTTCCGGCGTCGCGGCGCTTCCTCGAAACGCTGAAGATTTTCTCGCTTGCGGAGAGCCTTGGCGGCGTGGAATCGCTGGTTGAACACCCCGCCATCATGACCCATGCCTCTGTTGACGCGGACAAGCGTGCCGCGCTGGGCATTGATGATGGCCTGGTGCGTCTGTCGTGCGGGATTGAGGATGCCGGCGATCTGATTGCCGATCTGGAACAGGCTCTGGAGGCGGCAAACGCCGTCTAG
- a CDS encoding SDR family oxidoreductase, which produces MNRLDLAGKTAIVTGAASGIGAALARALADRGCNLALADINGDGLEEVAASLRSNDRGVTTTVLDVGDEAAINAFAEEVRKTHGEAHLLFNNAGVALGGRFDQVTPDQFDWLMNINLHGVIRMTRAFLPLIQDQEEGHITNISSIFGVIAPAGQTAYSAAKFGVRGFTMALRHELAGTSVGVTTIHPGGVATNIAKKAPRGEGVTDEEYEMAMKMADQSLVMPPARAAEIILRGVERRKPRVFVGRDAHTLMWMERLLPTRYWNTIKRRLNA; this is translated from the coding sequence ATGAACCGGCTCGATCTTGCTGGTAAGACCGCCATCGTGACCGGTGCCGCCAGTGGCATCGGTGCCGCGCTGGCACGGGCGTTGGCGGATCGCGGCTGCAATCTGGCACTGGCCGATATCAATGGCGATGGCCTGGAAGAGGTGGCCGCGAGCCTGCGCTCGAATGATCGCGGGGTCACGACTACGGTTCTGGACGTTGGCGATGAGGCGGCCATCAACGCCTTTGCCGAAGAGGTCCGCAAAACCCATGGCGAAGCCCATCTCTTGTTCAATAATGCCGGTGTCGCGCTGGGTGGGCGTTTCGATCAGGTTACGCCGGACCAATTTGACTGGTTGATGAACATCAATCTGCATGGCGTTATCCGAATGACCCGGGCCTTCCTGCCTCTGATTCAGGATCAGGAGGAAGGTCACATCACGAATATTTCCAGTATTTTCGGCGTGATCGCACCGGCCGGACAAACCGCCTATTCGGCGGCCAAATTCGGGGTTCGCGGATTTACCATGGCGCTGCGGCATGAGCTCGCCGGCACCTCTGTGGGCGTGACCACAATCCACCCCGGCGGCGTGGCCACCAACATTGCCAAAAAAGCCCCAAGGGGGGAGGGCGTCACGGATGAGGAATACGAGATGGCGATGAAGATGGCGGATCAGTCCCTCGTCATGCCGCCAGCCCGGGCTGCCGAAATCATTTTGCGGGGCGTGGAGAGGCGCAAGCCGCGTGTTTTTGTGGGTCGGGATGCCCACACCCTTATGTGGATGGAACGTCTGTTGCCGACGCGATACTGGAATACCATCAAACGTCGACTCAACGCCTGA
- a CDS encoding 2OG-Fe(II) oxygenase yields the protein MTTPHKPAPGNAQRAYDDWLAGNHEASLRALAGAARAGDLASASLLLTLSNQPEAPPRACEAARDALEAAPGGPVIHRHLAYLKASGYGGPVDAAAALRLRLADAQKGDTQALTELALLSIWAGETGIGEKALIKAASGGQAHAIAALLRIGSDRGHLRAIAREQAAGLARSGHPLGASLASATAGLEVRESPDADTISGMDRSVTGSIERWFAEADPAMQTLSDDPPVAYVAGFLPHVICDYLVANAVPHLQPAKIFDPYTGQNRADPYRTSLTASLPDGIFDIVLWAIKDRMARLAGVDPARGEALSVLAYRAGDQYRAHFDFLTDDNGPASADLARRGQRIATTLVRLNDGFEGGATVFPRLGISWKGASGEALTFRNVRSDGKGDERSLHAGEEVTSGMKLMASLWLRERQ from the coding sequence ATGACGACACCGCACAAACCTGCGCCCGGCAACGCCCAGCGGGCCTATGACGATTGGCTTGCCGGGAATCATGAGGCTTCGCTTCGCGCATTGGCCGGCGCGGCCCGGGCCGGTGACCTCGCCAGTGCCAGCTTGCTCCTCACCTTGTCAAACCAGCCCGAAGCTCCGCCACGTGCCTGCGAGGCCGCACGCGACGCTCTGGAAGCGGCGCCCGGCGGACCGGTCATCCATCGGCATCTCGCCTATCTCAAGGCGTCCGGCTATGGCGGTCCGGTTGATGCTGCGGCGGCCCTGCGGTTACGGCTCGCAGACGCGCAGAAGGGCGACACTCAGGCCCTGACCGAGCTGGCGCTTCTGTCTATCTGGGCTGGTGAAACCGGCATCGGGGAAAAGGCGCTCATAAAGGCGGCGTCCGGCGGGCAGGCTCATGCCATTGCCGCCCTTCTGCGGATCGGTTCAGACAGGGGCCATTTGCGGGCCATCGCCCGCGAACAGGCCGCGGGCCTGGCCCGTAGTGGCCACCCGCTTGGCGCCAGCCTGGCGTCGGCCACCGCCGGTCTGGAAGTCCGCGAAAGTCCGGACGCTGATACCATTTCCGGAATGGACAGGTCCGTAACCGGCTCAATCGAGCGCTGGTTTGCAGAGGCTGATCCGGCCATGCAGACGCTGAGCGACGATCCGCCGGTTGCCTATGTCGCGGGTTTCCTGCCGCATGTCATCTGCGACTATCTGGTCGCCAATGCGGTGCCACATTTGCAGCCCGCAAAGATATTCGATCCCTACACCGGTCAAAACCGGGCAGACCCTTATCGGACATCGCTGACCGCCAGCCTTCCCGACGGTATTTTTGATATCGTTCTCTGGGCAATCAAGGATCGCATGGCGCGCCTGGCAGGTGTGGACCCGGCCCGGGGAGAAGCCCTCAGTGTTCTGGCCTATCGTGCCGGAGACCAATACCGGGCACATTTCGATTTCCTGACGGATGACAACGGACCTGCTTCGGCGGATCTTGCCCGCCGTGGCCAGCGTATCGCGACGACGCTGGTTCGGCTCAATGACGGCTTTGAAGGCGGTGCGACCGTTTTTCCACGGCTCGGCATAAGCTGGAAAGGCGCATCCGGCGAAGCCCTGACCTTCCGCAATGTCAGATCCGATGGCAAAGGCGATGAGCGGAGCCTTCATGCTGGCGAGGAAGTCACCTCAGGCATGAAATTGATGGCCAGTCTGTGGCTGCGCGAGCGCCAGTAA
- the acs gene encoding acetate--CoA ligase has translation MSEERSGSAPEIVPVPDHYEPHSQTSARQYAERYRRSIEEPDAFWMEELRRLDWVKTPTEISDVNWDPEKLSIKWFADGVLNVSYNCIDRHLEKRGNDVAIIWEGDNPAYHNSATYRQLHNHVCRMANELKAMGVQRGDRVTLYMPMIPEAVYAMLACTRIGAVHSVVFGGFSPDALAGRITDCQSEFVITADEGVRGSKPIPLKKNVDRAIEIAGGVRAVLCVRHTGAPVGWVEGRDHWHHELALKVDADCPPEPMEAEDPLFILYTSGSTGKPKGVMHTTGGYLLWAALTFDTVFEVKRGEVFWCTADIGWVTGHTYLTYGPLVNGVTTLMFEGIPTWPAADRFWEVCDKHQVNVLYTAPTALRALMREGDALVEKHDLSSLRLLGSVGEPINPEAWAWYHRVVGKGNCPIVDTWWQTETGGVMISALPGAHDLKPGAASMPMYGIEPALVDAEGNFIEGEGDITGNLVIKGSWPGQMRTVYGDHERFAETYFATYRGLYFTGDGARRDADGYWWITGRVDDVVNVSGHRLGTAEIESALVSHPNVAEAAVVGYPHDIKGQGVYCYVTLNAGLEPTSDTAIELKAHVREQIGPVATPDIIQFSPSLPKTRSGKIMRRILRKIAENDFGALGDTSTLAEPGVVDELIANRPRS, from the coding sequence ATGTCGGAAGAACGCTCAGGCTCCGCGCCCGAAATCGTCCCGGTTCCGGATCACTACGAACCCCACAGCCAGACCAGCGCAAGGCAATACGCGGAACGCTATCGCCGCTCGATCGAGGAGCCGGACGCTTTCTGGATGGAAGAATTGCGGCGACTCGACTGGGTCAAAACCCCCACCGAGATATCCGACGTCAATTGGGATCCGGAAAAACTGTCGATCAAATGGTTCGCGGATGGCGTTCTGAATGTCTCGTATAATTGCATCGACCGGCATCTGGAAAAGCGCGGCAATGACGTCGCCATTATCTGGGAAGGCGATAACCCAGCCTACCACAATTCGGCGACGTACCGGCAATTGCACAATCATGTCTGCCGCATGGCCAACGAGCTCAAGGCGATGGGCGTGCAGCGCGGTGACCGCGTGACGCTCTACATGCCGATGATCCCCGAAGCCGTTTATGCGATGTTGGCCTGTACACGGATCGGCGCCGTCCATTCGGTCGTCTTTGGCGGCTTCTCGCCGGATGCTCTGGCGGGGCGTATTACCGATTGCCAATCGGAATTTGTGATCACGGCCGATGAGGGCGTGCGCGGTTCCAAACCCATTCCACTTAAGAAAAATGTCGACCGTGCGATCGAGATTGCCGGAGGCGTCAGGGCGGTTCTCTGTGTCCGGCATACGGGTGCGCCCGTTGGCTGGGTCGAGGGCCGCGATCATTGGCACCATGAATTGGCGCTGAAGGTGGATGCTGATTGCCCGCCCGAACCCATGGAGGCGGAGGATCCGCTCTTTATCCTTTACACGTCAGGCTCTACAGGAAAACCGAAGGGCGTCATGCACACAACGGGCGGCTACCTGCTCTGGGCGGCGCTGACTTTTGACACCGTGTTCGAGGTCAAGCGCGGCGAGGTCTTCTGGTGCACGGCCGATATCGGCTGGGTCACCGGCCATACCTATCTGACCTATGGCCCACTGGTGAATGGTGTCACCACCCTGATGTTCGAGGGCATTCCGACATGGCCGGCCGCGGACCGCTTCTGGGAGGTGTGCGACAAGCATCAGGTCAATGTGCTCTATACCGCGCCGACGGCCCTGCGGGCCCTGATGCGCGAAGGCGATGCCCTCGTGGAAAAGCATGATCTGTCCAGCCTGCGCCTTCTGGGATCCGTCGGAGAACCGATCAATCCGGAAGCCTGGGCCTGGTATCACCGTGTGGTGGGCAAGGGAAACTGCCCGATTGTCGATACCTGGTGGCAGACCGAGACTGGCGGCGTCATGATCTCCGCCCTGCCCGGCGCCCATGATCTCAAGCCCGGTGCCGCCTCCATGCCAATGTATGGCATTGAGCCGGCTCTGGTCGATGCGGAGGGTAATTTCATCGAGGGAGAGGGCGATATCACCGGAAACCTGGTGATCAAGGGAAGCTGGCCTGGCCAGATGCGGACCGTCTATGGCGACCATGAGCGGTTTGCCGAGACCTATTTCGCCACTTATCGCGGGCTCTATTTCACCGGCGACGGGGCCCGGCGCGACGCGGACGGCTATTGGTGGATCACCGGCCGGGTCGATGACGTCGTCAACGTGTCCGGCCATCGGCTGGGGACAGCGGAAATCGAAAGTGCGCTCGTTTCGCACCCCAATGTCGCGGAGGCTGCTGTGGTCGGCTATCCGCACGACATCAAGGGACAGGGCGTCTATTGTTATGTGACGCTGAATGCGGGCCTGGAGCCAACCAGCGACACGGCGATTGAACTGAAAGCCCATGTACGCGAACAGATCGGGCCGGTTGCAACACCGGACATTATCCAGTTTTCACCCTCCCTTCCCAAGACCCGGTCCGGGAAGATCATGCGGCGGATACTGCGCAAGATTGCCGAAAATGATTTCGGCGCGCTGGGGGACACATCGACTCTGGCCGAACCGGGTGTGGTTGACGAGCTGATAGCGAACCGGCCCAGAAGCTGA
- a CDS encoding PLP-dependent cysteine synthase family protein, with protein sequence MTHFPDIISAIGNTPLVKLNKVVPEGSATILAKCEFLNPTGSIKDRMGPYIIEQAEKAGLLKPGGTIVENTSGNTGQSLAMAAAVKGYKCVFTLPDKMSQEKIDMMRAYGATVVITPTDVPGDSPEHYVNTAKRIAEETEGAFYVDQYHAPWNIDGHYHNTGREIFEQTDGGKFDVFMGGTGTGGTVSGVGRYMKEYAPDVKIIGVDPLGSVHYNLFKTGRLPAAYVYSVEGIGEDIECRAMDFSVVDDMVQIDDWESFHMGRALVREEGLFCGGSSGSIVAAAVKVAREMGPGKTIVVTLCDSGTRYISKYLSDKWMEDKGFFTGHELLGPVQDLVARRSSLTASSEASGDDIQRMMTEGDLDYLPLQEGDSFTAIATRDGQRLSIGGILYAEARIEEMPHILAKGDAALVMTRDGVVGVVTEKEYNARIGG encoded by the coding sequence ATGACCCACTTTCCAGACATTATTTCCGCAATCGGCAATACGCCGCTCGTCAAGCTGAACAAGGTTGTGCCCGAAGGTTCGGCGACGATTCTGGCCAAGTGTGAATTCCTCAATCCCACCGGCTCCATCAAGGACCGCATGGGGCCCTATATTATCGAGCAGGCGGAAAAGGCCGGCCTGTTGAAGCCCGGCGGCACGATTGTCGAGAATACGTCCGGGAATACCGGCCAGTCCCTGGCGATGGCCGCGGCGGTCAAGGGCTATAAGTGCGTTTTCACCCTGCCGGACAAGATGAGCCAGGAAAAGATCGACATGATGCGCGCTTATGGCGCGACCGTCGTGATCACGCCCACGGATGTACCCGGTGACAGCCCGGAGCATTATGTGAATACGGCCAAGCGGATCGCGGAAGAGACGGAGGGCGCCTTTTATGTCGACCAATATCATGCGCCCTGGAATATAGACGGACACTACCACAATACCGGCCGCGAGATTTTCGAGCAGACAGATGGCGGCAAGTTTGACGTCTTCATGGGTGGCACGGGGACGGGCGGAACCGTCTCGGGTGTCGGCCGCTACATGAAGGAATACGCGCCAGATGTAAAAATTATCGGCGTCGATCCGCTCGGCTCGGTTCATTACAACCTGTTCAAGACGGGCCGCCTGCCGGCCGCTTATGTCTATTCGGTTGAAGGCATTGGTGAAGACATTGAGTGCCGGGCGATGGATTTCTCCGTTGTCGACGACATGGTCCAGATCGACGATTGGGAAAGCTTCCATATGGGCCGCGCGCTGGTGCGCGAAGAGGGCCTGTTCTGCGGCGGATCATCGGGCTCCATCGTGGCAGCGGCGGTCAAGGTCGCCAGGGAAATGGGGCCGGGCAAGACCATTGTGGTCACGCTCTGCGACAGCGGGACCCGGTACATTTCGAAATACCTGTCCGACAAGTGGATGGAAGACAAGGGCTTCTTTACCGGGCACGAATTGCTGGGCCCGGTGCAGGACCTCGTCGCCCGTCGCTCGTCCCTGACCGCCTCGTCCGAGGCCTCCGGCGACGATATCCAGCGCATGATGACCGAAGGCGATCTGGATTATCTGCCGCTGCAGGAGGGTGACTCATTCACCGCCATTGCCACGCGCGACGGTCAACGCCTGTCGATTGGCGGTATTCTCTATGCCGAGGCCCGTATCGAGGAAATGCCACACATCCTGGCAAAGGGTGATGCCGCTCTGGTGATGACCCGCGATGGCGTCGTCGGTGTCGTCACGGAAAAAGAATACAATGCCCGCATTGGCGGCTGA
- the putP gene encoding sodium/proline symporter PutP: protein MEFGTGVSLAAYFIIMIGIGIYGFRESTSDSSGYLLGGRKLGPAVTSLSAGASDMSGWMLLGLPGAMFVSGLSASWIAIGLLIGALANYLIVAPRLRVYTETAHDAITIPDYFEKRFEDNTRLLRVISSIVIVLFFTLYTSSGVVAGGKLFDSAFGLPYELGLFITAGVVVLYTLLGGFMAVSMTDFVQGCIMFVALVMVPLVALTGIGGVSGLSDTLNGLTAANIAELGLAENWSMNLLGGVGLVGIISAMSWGLGYFGQPHIIVRFMAIRSVKDIPAARNIGMSWMLVTIVGALSTGLIGLAYILQNGTPDGYLVDGAFDGETIFIVLSQILFNPYIAGFLLAAILAAIMSTISSQLLVSSSSLTEDFYKIFLRKSASQKELVMIGRIAVVIVALVAIALAWNPDSNVLTLVSNAWAGFGSAFGPIVILSLFWKRMTRWGALAGMITGAATVLIWTYVPLLPVDGGLVPLGSWLYSIVPGFIFCFLAIIVVSLVTPAPKKSVEATHEDVEDAMKA from the coding sequence ATGGAATTCGGTACCGGCGTATCGCTTGCTGCCTATTTTATCATCATGATCGGCATAGGCATTTATGGCTTCAGGGAGTCTACCAGCGATTCCTCGGGCTATCTTCTCGGCGGACGCAAGCTCGGGCCGGCCGTGACGTCCCTTTCCGCCGGAGCCTCCGACATGTCGGGCTGGATGCTGCTGGGCCTGCCCGGCGCCATGTTCGTTTCAGGGCTTTCGGCATCCTGGATCGCCATCGGACTTCTGATCGGCGCACTGGCCAATTATCTGATCGTGGCCCCGCGCCTGCGCGTATATACGGAGACCGCGCATGACGCGATTACCATTCCCGACTATTTCGAGAAGCGTTTCGAGGACAATACCCGCCTGCTGCGGGTGATCTCCTCCATCGTGATTGTCCTGTTTTTCACGCTCTATACGTCGTCGGGCGTTGTCGCGGGCGGAAAGCTGTTCGATTCCGCCTTTGGCCTGCCTTATGAGCTGGGTCTGTTTATCACCGCAGGCGTAGTGGTGCTTTATACGCTGCTCGGCGGATTCATGGCGGTGTCGATGACCGATTTTGTGCAGGGCTGCATCATGTTTGTCGCGCTCGTCATGGTCCCGCTTGTTGCCCTGACGGGCATTGGCGGCGTTTCCGGCCTGAGCGACACGCTGAACGGGCTGACCGCTGCGAATATCGCCGAGCTCGGACTGGCCGAAAACTGGTCGATGAATCTGCTCGGCGGTGTCGGGCTTGTCGGCATCATCTCGGCCATGAGCTGGGGGCTGGGCTATTTTGGCCAGCCTCACATCATTGTCCGCTTCATGGCCATCCGTTCGGTCAAGGATATTCCGGCGGCCCGGAATATCGGCATGAGCTGGATGCTGGTCACGATTGTCGGTGCCTTGTCGACAGGGCTGATCGGCCTTGCCTACATCCTTCAGAACGGCACGCCCGACGGCTATCTGGTTGATGGCGCATTTGACGGTGAAACGATCTTCATTGTCCTCTCGCAGATCCTGTTCAATCCGTATATTGCCGGCTTCCTGCTCGCCGCCATTCTGGCGGCCATCATGAGCACGATTTCCTCGCAATTGCTGGTCTCTTCCAGCTCTCTGACCGAGGATTTCTACAAAATCTTCCTGCGCAAGAGCGCCAGCCAGAAAGAGCTGGTCATGATCGGGCGGATCGCCGTGGTCATCGTGGCTCTGGTGGCCATCGCGCTGGCCTGGAATCCGGACAGCAATGTGCTGACTCTGGTCTCCAACGCCTGGGCCGGGTTCGGATCGGCTTTCGGACCAATCGTGATCCTGTCGCTGTTCTGGAAACGGATGACGCGCTGGGGCGCTCTGGCCGGCATGATTACCGGTGCCGCCACAGTCCTGATCTGGACCTATGTGCCATTGCTGCCGGTTGATGGCGGTCTGGTACCCCTTGGAAGCTGGCTCTATTCCATCGTTCCGGGCTTCATCTTCTGTTTCCTGGCGATCATCGTTGTGAGCCTTGTCACGCCCGCCCCGAAGAAGTCAGTCGAGGCGACTCACGAGGACGTGGAAGACGCCATGAAGGCGTAG
- a CDS encoding glutaminase yields the protein MSRPLPDFDTLLDDIAAEARKSIGRGKVADYIPALARISPDKFGMAICGVDGSEYVTGDADERFSIQSISKVFTLILALQTIGSNALWRRVGREPSGTAFNSLVQLESEQGLPRNPFINAGAIVVTDAITAHSVSPVLQLLSLVRRFSGKEQIYIDDVVARSEAEHGHRNAAIAHLLKSQGNLKARVEDVLVTYYRQCAIAMTCRDLARAFVPLANGGKQWESGEKLMTPLRVKRINSLLLTCGLYDGVGNFAFRVGIPAKSGVGGGIVAIIPGKFSICVWSPELDELGNSLAGTRALELFARKTKLSIF from the coding sequence ATGTCCCGACCCCTGCCCGACTTTGACACCCTGCTGGACGACATCGCTGCCGAGGCGAGAAAATCAATCGGCCGCGGCAAGGTGGCCGATTATATTCCGGCTCTGGCGCGCATTTCGCCGGACAAGTTCGGTATGGCGATTTGCGGTGTGGACGGGTCGGAATATGTCACCGGCGATGCCGATGAACGCTTTTCTATCCAGAGCATTTCCAAGGTTTTCACTCTTATTCTGGCGCTGCAGACTATTGGATCGAACGCACTCTGGAGACGTGTCGGCCGCGAGCCGTCCGGCACCGCCTTCAATTCGCTGGTTCAGCTCGAATCCGAACAGGGACTGCCTCGCAACCCCTTCATCAATGCTGGTGCAATCGTAGTTACGGATGCCATAACGGCGCATTCGGTCAGCCCCGTATTGCAATTATTGTCACTGGTACGGCGCTTCTCCGGCAAGGAGCAGATCTATATCGACGATGTTGTGGCGCGGTCCGAGGCCGAACACGGCCACCGCAATGCCGCGATCGCTCATCTTCTGAAAAGCCAGGGCAATCTGAAAGCACGGGTCGAAGACGTCCTGGTGACCTATTACCGGCAATGCGCCATTGCCATGACCTGCCGCGATCTGGCGCGGGCCTTTGTGCCGCTCGCCAATGGTGGAAAGCAGTGGGAGAGCGGAGAAAAGCTGATGACTCCGCTCCGGGTCAAACGCATAAACTCACTGCTCCTGACGTGTGGACTTTATGATGGCGTCGGCAATTTTGCCTTCCGCGTTGGCATTCCGGCCAAGAGCGGTGTCGGCGGCGGAATTGTTGCCATCATACCCGGAAAATTCTCGATCTGCGTCTGGTCGCCCGAGCTTGACGAGCTGGGCAATTCTCTGGCGGGCACGCGGGCTCTTGAGCTCTTTGCCCGCAAGACAAAGCTCTCAATTTTCTGA